The following are from one region of the Klebsiella aerogenes genome:
- the alsB gene encoding D-allose transporter substrate-binding protein translates to MNKYLKLFSGAAMGVMLSTSAFAAADYAVVLKTLSNPFWVDMKKGIEDEAKTLGVSVDIFASPSEGDFQSQLQLFEDLSNKNYKGIAFAPLSSVNLVMPVAKAWKKGIYLVNLDEKIDMDNLKKAGGNVEGFVTTDNVAVGSKGAAFIIDKLGAEGGEVAIIEGKAGNASGEARRSGAAETFQKAPQIKLVASQPADWDRIKALDVATNVLQRNPNLKAIYCANDTMAMGVAQAVANAGKTGKVLVVGTDGIPEARKMVNAGQMTATIAQNPTDIGASGLKLLVDAANSGHVIPLDKAPEFKLVDSILVTK, encoded by the coding sequence ATGAATAAATATCTGAAACTTTTCAGCGGCGCGGCTATGGGCGTAATGTTATCCACCAGCGCTTTTGCCGCCGCCGATTATGCAGTGGTGTTAAAAACATTATCGAATCCATTTTGGGTGGATATGAAAAAAGGGATTGAAGATGAAGCAAAAACGCTGGGAGTCAGCGTCGATATTTTTGCTTCCCCCTCAGAAGGGGATTTTCAATCTCAGTTGCAGTTATTTGAAGACCTGAGTAATAAGAATTATAAAGGTATCGCCTTTGCCCCGCTCTCTTCCGTCAACCTGGTGATGCCGGTGGCCAAAGCCTGGAAAAAGGGGATTTACCTGGTCAATCTCGATGAAAAAATCGATATGGATAACCTGAAGAAAGCAGGCGGCAACGTCGAAGGTTTTGTCACAACCGACAACGTCGCGGTGGGTTCTAAAGGGGCGGCCTTCATTATCGATAAACTGGGCGCCGAGGGCGGTGAAGTGGCGATTATCGAAGGGAAAGCCGGGAATGCCTCCGGCGAAGCTCGCCGCAGCGGCGCCGCGGAAACCTTCCAAAAAGCCCCGCAAATTAAGCTGGTCGCCAGCCAGCCTGCCGACTGGGATCGCATTAAGGCGCTGGACGTCGCCACCAACGTGCTGCAACGAAACCCCAATCTCAAGGCCATTTATTGCGCCAACGACACCATGGCGATGGGCGTCGCTCAGGCCGTGGCTAACGCCGGGAAAACCGGCAAGGTGCTGGTCGTCGGCACCGACGGTATTCCCGAAGCGCGTAAGATGGTCAATGCCGGACAGATGACCGCCACCATTGCGCAGAACCCAACCGATATCGGCGCCAGCGGGCTTAAACTGCTGGTCGATGCGGCAAATTCAGGCCATGTGATCCCGCTGGATAAAGCGCCGGAATTTAAACTGGTGGATTCTATTCTGGTGACGAAATAA
- the alsE gene encoding D-allulose 6-phosphate 3-epimerase, which yields MKIAPSLMCMDLLKFKEQIEFIDQHADYFHIDIMDGHFVPNLTLSPFFVSQVNKLAHKPLDCHLMVTRPQDYISQLAKAGADFITLHPETINGQAFRLIDEIRRHGMKVGFILNPETPVETMKYYLHKADKITVMTVDPGFAGQPFIPEMLDKIAELKAWREREELSFEIEIDGSCNQATYETLIAAGADVFIVGTSGLFNHAERIDEAWQVMTQQILAAKNEVLPHAKSA from the coding sequence ATGAAAATTGCACCGTCGTTAATGTGTATGGATTTGCTGAAATTTAAAGAACAAATCGAGTTTATCGACCAGCATGCCGACTATTTTCACATTGATATCATGGACGGCCATTTTGTCCCTAACCTGACCCTGTCGCCCTTTTTTGTCAGCCAGGTGAATAAGCTGGCTCATAAGCCGCTGGATTGCCATCTGATGGTGACCCGTCCGCAGGATTACATTAGCCAGTTGGCAAAAGCCGGCGCGGATTTTATCACCCTGCACCCGGAGACCATCAATGGCCAGGCTTTCCGCCTGATTGACGAAATTCGCCGCCACGGTATGAAAGTCGGTTTCATTCTCAACCCGGAAACACCGGTTGAGACGATGAAATACTACCTCCATAAAGCCGATAAAATTACGGTGATGACCGTCGATCCGGGCTTTGCCGGGCAGCCGTTTATCCCGGAGATGCTGGATAAAATTGCCGAACTGAAAGCCTGGCGCGAGCGCGAAGAGTTGAGCTTCGAAATTGAAATCGACGGCTCATGCAACCAGGCCACTTATGAAACGCTGATCGCCGCAGGCGCGGACGTATTCATCGTCGGCACCTCAGGGTTGTTCAACCATGCCGAGCGCATCGATGAAGCCTGGCAGGTGATGACTCAGCAAATTTTAGCCGCGAAAAACGAGGTACTGCCTCATGCCAAAAGCGCTTAA
- a CDS encoding MurR/RpiR family transcriptional regulator — MSQSESSTLPNGIGLAPWLRMKQEGMTENESRIVEWLLTPGNMSDTPAIKDVAEALSVSEAMIVKVSKLLGFSGFRNLRSALEEYFSQSEQVLPAELSFDEAPQDVVNKVFNITLRTIMEGQSIVNVDEIHRAARYFAQANQRDLYGAGGSNAICADVQHKFLRIGVRCQTYPDAHIMMMSASLLKEGDVVLVVSHSGRTSDIKSAVELAKKNGAKIICITHSYHSPIAKLADFIICSPAPDTPLLGRNASARILQLTLLDAFFVSVAQQNIEQATENMQKTGAIVELFSPGALK; from the coding sequence ATGAGTCAGTCAGAATCCAGCACTCTCCCCAACGGTATCGGTCTTGCGCCCTGGCTGCGTATGAAGCAAGAAGGCATGACCGAAAATGAAAGCCGTATCGTGGAATGGTTGCTTACGCCGGGGAACATGAGCGATACACCAGCGATTAAAGACGTCGCAGAAGCGCTATCCGTTTCGGAAGCGATGATTGTTAAGGTCTCAAAACTGCTGGGCTTTAGCGGTTTTCGAAATCTGCGCAGCGCGCTGGAAGAGTATTTTTCTCAGTCGGAGCAGGTTCTCCCCGCGGAACTCTCTTTTGATGAAGCGCCGCAGGATGTGGTGAATAAGGTCTTTAATATTACGCTGCGTACGATCATGGAAGGACAGTCGATCGTTAACGTTGACGAGATCCACCGCGCCGCGCGCTACTTCGCGCAGGCCAATCAGCGCGATCTCTACGGCGCGGGCGGTTCAAACGCCATCTGCGCCGATGTGCAGCATAAATTTTTACGTATCGGCGTACGCTGCCAGACTTACCCGGACGCCCACATCATGATGATGTCCGCGTCGTTGCTGAAAGAGGGCGATGTGGTGCTGGTGGTCTCGCACTCCGGGCGGACCAGCGATATTAAATCGGCGGTGGAGCTGGCGAAAAAGAATGGCGCTAAAATAATTTGTATTACTCATAGCTACCATTCGCCCATCGCGAAACTCGCCGACTTTATTATTTGTTCACCAGCACCCGATACCCCTTTGCTGGGACGTAACGCTTCGGCGCGAATACTACAACTGACATTATTAGATGCGTTCTTTGTCTCAGTTGCACAACAGAATATTGAACAGGCAACAGAAAATATGCAGAAAACCGGGGCCATCGTTGAGCTTTTCTCGCCTGGCGCCCTCAAATAA
- the alsC gene encoding D-allose ABC transporter permease has protein sequence MGTTTRVKGEMGEKKPFNFALFWDKYGTFFILAMIVAIFGTLSSEYFLTTNNITQIFVQSSVTVLIGMGEFFAILVAGIDLSVGAILALSGMVTAKLMLAGVDPFLAALIGGVLVGGALGAINGCLVNWTGLHPFIITLGTNAIFRGITLVISDANSVYGFSFDFVNFFAASVLGIPVPVIFSLIVAVLLWFLTTRMRLGRNIYALGGNKNSAFYSGIDVKFHMLLVFIISGVCAGLAGVVSTARLGAAEPLAGMGFETYAIASAIIGGTSFFGGKGRIFSVVIGGLIIGTINNGLNILQVQTYYQLVVMGGLIIAAVALDRLISK, from the coding sequence ATGGGCACTACCACAAGAGTAAAAGGCGAAATGGGCGAGAAAAAGCCGTTTAACTTCGCGCTGTTCTGGGATAAATACGGCACCTTTTTTATCCTTGCGATGATTGTCGCCATTTTCGGCACGCTGTCGTCAGAGTATTTCCTGACTACCAATAACATCACGCAAATCTTCGTGCAAAGCTCGGTGACCGTGCTGATTGGCATGGGGGAATTCTTCGCCATCCTGGTCGCCGGTATCGACCTTTCCGTCGGCGCGATCCTGGCGCTGTCCGGCATGGTCACCGCCAAGTTGATGCTGGCAGGTGTCGATCCATTCCTCGCCGCGTTGATTGGCGGCGTGCTGGTCGGCGGCGCGCTGGGGGCGATCAACGGTTGCCTGGTGAACTGGACAGGTCTGCACCCTTTCATTATCACCCTTGGCACCAACGCGATTTTTCGCGGCATCACGCTGGTTATCTCCGACGCCAACTCGGTATATGGCTTCTCCTTCGATTTCGTCAATTTCTTCGCCGCCAGCGTGTTGGGCATCCCGGTCCCGGTTATCTTCTCGCTGATTGTCGCGGTGCTGCTGTGGTTCCTGACCACCCGCATGCGGCTGGGGCGCAATATCTACGCCCTTGGCGGCAACAAAAACTCAGCCTTCTACTCCGGCATTGACGTGAAGTTCCACATGCTGCTGGTGTTCATTATTTCCGGCGTGTGCGCCGGGCTGGCTGGCGTCGTCTCCACCGCGCGCCTCGGGGCTGCCGAGCCGCTGGCGGGCATGGGATTTGAAACTTACGCCATCGCCAGCGCCATCATCGGCGGCACCAGCTTCTTTGGCGGTAAGGGACGCATTTTCTCGGTGGTGATTGGCGGCCTGATTATCGGCACCATCAACAACGGGCTGAATATTTTGCAAGTACAAACCTATTACCAACTGGTGGTGATGGGCGGATTAATCATCGCGGCAGTCGCCCTCGATCGTCTTATCAGTAAGTAA
- the phnM gene encoding alpha-D-ribose 1-methylphosphonate 5-triphosphate diphosphatase, with translation MIINNVKLVLEDEVIDGSLEVQEGRIYAFAESQSRLPAALDGEGGWLLPGLIELHTDNLDKFFTPRPKVDWPAHSAMSSHDALMVSSGITTVLDAVAIGDVRDGGDRLENLEKMINAVEETQKRGLNRAEHRLHLRCELPHHTTLPLFEKLVDREPVTLVSLMDHSPGQRQFANREKYREYYQGKYQLSDEQMRHYEEEQMALAATWSQPNRQTIAAMCRDRHIALASHDDATHEHVAESHQLGSVIAEFPTTLAAAQASRQHGMNVLMGAPNIVRGGSHSGNIAAHHLAANGLLDILSSDYYPASLLDAAFRIADADDNAFTLAQAIRLVSKHPAQALGLHDRGIIAEGKRADLVLAHRRGEHIHIDHVWRQGKRVF, from the coding sequence ATGATAATCAACAACGTAAAGCTGGTGCTGGAAGACGAAGTGATCGACGGTTCTCTCGAAGTTCAGGAGGGGCGGATTTACGCTTTCGCCGAAAGCCAAAGCCGACTGCCAGCCGCCCTTGATGGCGAAGGCGGCTGGTTGCTACCGGGGCTCATCGAGCTGCATACCGATAATCTGGATAAATTCTTCACCCCGCGCCCGAAGGTTGACTGGCCCGCCCACTCAGCGATGAGCAGCCACGATGCCCTCATGGTCTCCAGCGGCATCACCACCGTCCTCGACGCTGTAGCGATTGGCGACGTACGCGACGGCGGCGACCGGCTGGAAAACCTGGAAAAGATGATCAACGCGGTGGAAGAGACGCAGAAACGCGGCCTCAACCGCGCCGAGCACCGCCTGCACCTGCGCTGCGAACTACCGCACCATACCACGTTGCCGCTGTTCGAAAAGCTGGTCGATCGCGAACCCGTCACGCTGGTATCGTTGATGGACCATTCACCTGGACAGCGCCAGTTCGCCAACCGCGAAAAGTATCGCGAGTACTATCAGGGAAAATATCAGCTCAGCGACGAGCAAATGCGGCATTATGAAGAGGAACAGATGGCGCTGGCCGCGACCTGGTCGCAACCCAATCGCCAGACCATCGCCGCGATGTGCCGGGATCGTCATATCGCCCTCGCCAGCCATGACGACGCGACGCATGAACATGTTGCCGAATCACATCAGCTTGGCAGCGTGATCGCCGAATTTCCTACCACCCTCGCCGCCGCCCAGGCTTCGCGCCAGCATGGGATGAACGTGCTGATGGGGGCGCCGAATATCGTGCGCGGCGGCTCGCATTCCGGCAACATCGCCGCGCATCATCTGGCTGCCAACGGACTGCTGGATATTCTCTCTTCCGACTACTACCCCGCCAGCCTGCTTGATGCGGCTTTCCGCATCGCCGATGCCGACGACAACGCCTTCACGCTGGCGCAGGCAATCCGTCTGGTCAGTAAACATCCGGCGCAGGCGCTGGGTCTGCACGACCGCGGCATCATCGCCGAAGGCAAACGCGCCGATCTGGTGCTGGCGCACCGTCGCGGCGAGCACATCCATATCGACCATGTCTGGCGTCAGGGTAAGAGGGTCTTTTAA
- the phnP gene encoding phosphonate metabolism protein PhnP, protein MSLTIRLTGTGGAQLVPVFGCDCAACRRARADERHRRRPCSAVVRFNHAVTLLDAGLPDLAEHQPAGSFQQILLTHYHMDHVQGLFPLRWGVGDTIAVYGPPDELGCDDLFKHPGILDFSHLVAPFVMFELQGLRVTPLPLIHSKLTYGYLLESAHSRVAWLSDTAGLPEKTLKFLLNNQPQVIIIDCSHAPQPQPPRNHSDLNTVRALNQVIGCPRVILTHISHQFDLWMMDNPLPKGFEAGYDSMEIVLD, encoded by the coding sequence ATGAGTCTGACCATCCGCTTAACCGGTACCGGCGGTGCTCAACTGGTGCCGGTATTCGGCTGCGACTGCGCCGCCTGCCGCCGCGCGCGCGCCGATGAACGCCATCGCCGCCGCCCATGCAGCGCAGTCGTGCGCTTTAATCACGCAGTGACGCTGCTCGACGCTGGCCTGCCGGATCTAGCGGAACATCAGCCGGCGGGTAGCTTCCAGCAGATTTTGCTGACTCACTACCATATGGACCACGTGCAGGGGCTGTTTCCGCTGCGCTGGGGCGTGGGCGACACCATTGCGGTATACGGCCCGCCGGACGAGCTGGGCTGCGACGATCTGTTTAAACATCCCGGCATACTGGACTTCAGCCATCTCGTTGCTCCCTTCGTGATGTTCGAACTGCAGGGGTTACGGGTCACGCCGCTGCCGTTGATACACTCGAAGCTGACCTACGGCTATCTGCTGGAGTCGGCGCACAGTCGGGTGGCCTGGCTGTCAGACACCGCCGGGCTGCCGGAAAAAACGCTGAAGTTTTTACTCAATAATCAGCCGCAGGTGATCATCATCGATTGCAGCCACGCGCCGCAGCCGCAGCCGCCGCGCAACCACAGCGATCTGAATACCGTCCGCGCCCTTAATCAGGTGATTGGCTGTCCACGCGTCATCCTGACTCACATCAGCCACCAGTTTGACCTGTGGATGATGGATAACCCGCTCCCCAAAGGCTTCGAAGCGGGATACGACAGCATGGAAATCGTGCTGGATTAA
- the yjdP gene encoding DDRRRQL repeat protein YjdP, with protein sequence MKHYATALLFSTLALSSQLAHADVIDDAIGNIQQAINDAYNPSSSRSDDDDGRYDDGSYQGSRQQSRDNQQQYNDRQRQLDDRRRQLDDRQRQLDSDRRQLESDQRRLDDNY encoded by the coding sequence ATGAAACATTACGCAACCGCTCTGCTTTTTAGCACCCTGGCGCTGAGCAGCCAGTTGGCCCATGCCGATGTTATTGATGATGCTATCGGCAATATTCAGCAAGCCATCAATGACGCCTATAACCCGAGCAGCAGTCGTTCCGACGATGATGACGGGCGCTATGATGACGGAAGCTACCAGGGCAGCCGTCAGCAGAGCAGGGATAACCAACAGCAATATAACGACCGTCAGCGCCAGCTTGATGACCGCCGCCGTCAGCTTGACGACCGCCAGCGCCAGCTTGATAGCGATCGCCGCCAACTGGAAAGCGATCAGCGCCGTCTCGACGACAATTACTGA
- the alsA gene encoding D-allose ABC transporter ATP-binding protein AlsA, which translates to MVMPYISMAGIGKSFGPVHALKSVDLTIYPHEIHALLGENGAGKSTLMKVLSGIHEPTQGTITINNSDYRKLDHKLAAQLGIGIIYQELSVIDELTVLENLYIGRHLTKKVCGINIIDWKEMRLRAAMMLLRVGLKVDLDEKVANLSISHKQMLEIAKTLMLDAKVLIMDEPTSSLTNNEVDYLFLIMNQLRNEGTAIVYISHKLAEIRRICDRYTVMKDGSSVCSGMVSEVNNDDIVRLMVGRELQNRFNAMKESAGHLARETVFEVKNVTSRDKKKVRDISFSVNRGEILGFAGLVGSGRTELMDCLFGVDKRSSGEIRLNGREISPRSPLDALKKGMGYITESRRDNGFFANFSIAQNMAISQSLKLGGYKGATGLYHEDRERQIAEEQRKLLALKCHSVDQNITELSGGNQQKVLISKWLCCNPDVIIFDEPTRGIDVGAKAEIYKVMRQLADDGKVILMVSSELPEIITVCDRIAVFCEGRLTQILTNREDMREEEIMAWALPQE; encoded by the coding sequence ATGGTCATGCCATATATATCGATGGCGGGGATCGGCAAATCCTTTGGTCCGGTTCATGCCTTAAAATCTGTTGATTTAACTATTTATCCGCACGAGATACATGCGTTATTAGGTGAGAATGGCGCGGGTAAATCAACGTTAATGAAAGTGTTATCAGGAATACATGAGCCCACGCAAGGCACCATTACGATAAATAATAGCGACTACCGCAAACTGGACCATAAATTAGCCGCCCAGCTCGGTATTGGCATTATTTACCAGGAACTCAGCGTTATTGATGAATTAACGGTTTTAGAGAATCTCTATATTGGCCGTCATCTGACGAAAAAAGTTTGCGGCATTAATATTATCGACTGGAAAGAAATGCGCCTGCGTGCGGCAATGATGCTATTGCGCGTCGGCTTAAAGGTCGATTTAGACGAAAAAGTCGCGAACCTGTCCATCAGCCATAAACAGATGCTGGAAATCGCTAAAACCCTGATGCTCGACGCCAAAGTGTTGATCATGGACGAACCCACCTCCTCGCTCACCAACAACGAGGTGGACTACCTGTTCCTGATTATGAACCAGCTGCGCAATGAAGGCACCGCCATCGTTTATATCTCGCACAAGTTGGCGGAAATTCGGCGTATTTGCGATCGCTACACGGTGATGAAAGATGGCAGCAGCGTCTGCAGCGGCATGGTCAGCGAGGTTAACAATGACGATATCGTGCGTCTGATGGTCGGTCGCGAGCTGCAAAACCGCTTTAACGCGATGAAAGAAAGCGCCGGCCACCTCGCCCGGGAAACGGTGTTTGAAGTGAAAAACGTCACCAGCCGCGATAAGAAGAAAGTTCGCGATATCTCTTTTAGCGTCAACCGCGGCGAAATCCTCGGCTTTGCCGGTCTGGTGGGTTCCGGGCGCACCGAACTCATGGACTGCTTATTTGGCGTTGATAAACGCTCCAGCGGCGAAATCCGCCTCAATGGGCGGGAGATCTCTCCCCGCTCGCCACTCGACGCGCTGAAAAAAGGCATGGGTTATATCACCGAAAGCCGCCGTGATAACGGCTTCTTCGCCAACTTCTCTATCGCCCAGAACATGGCGATCAGCCAAAGCTTGAAGCTAGGCGGCTACAAAGGCGCCACCGGGCTGTACCACGAGGACCGCGAACGCCAAATCGCCGAGGAGCAGCGCAAGCTGCTGGCGCTGAAATGCCATAGCGTTGATCAAAACATTACCGAACTCTCTGGGGGGAACCAGCAAAAGGTATTGATTTCCAAATGGTTATGCTGCAACCCCGACGTGATCATCTTTGATGAACCTACCCGCGGCATCGACGTCGGCGCCAAAGCCGAAATCTACAAAGTGATGCGCCAGCTCGCGGACGACGGAAAAGTCATCCTGATGGTGTCATCCGAGCTTCCTGAAATTATCACCGTCTGCGACCGCATTGCCGTGTTCTGCGAGGGGCGGCTGACGCAAATCCTGACCAATCGCGAAGACATGCGCGAAGAGGAGATTATGGCATGGGCACTACCACAAGAGTAA
- the rpiB gene encoding bifunctional allose-6-phosphate isomerase/ribose-5-phosphate isomerase RpiB, with protein sequence MKKIAFGCDHVGFILKADILAWLQQCGIEVVDKGTWSEERTDYPRYASAVAQAVAAGEVEGGILICGTGVGISIAANKVPGIRAVVCSEPYSAQLSRQHNNSNILAFGARVVGLELAKMIVEAWLHAEFEGGRHQGRIDAITALEQTRI encoded by the coding sequence ATGAAAAAAATTGCGTTCGGCTGTGATCATGTTGGATTTATTCTGAAGGCCGATATCCTTGCCTGGCTGCAGCAATGCGGCATCGAAGTGGTCGATAAGGGGACATGGTCTGAGGAACGTACCGATTACCCGCGTTATGCCAGCGCAGTGGCGCAAGCCGTCGCGGCTGGAGAAGTGGAGGGGGGAATTTTGATTTGCGGCACTGGCGTCGGGATCTCCATCGCCGCCAATAAGGTACCCGGCATCCGCGCCGTTGTGTGCAGCGAACCTTACTCGGCTCAGCTTTCTCGTCAGCATAATAACAGCAACATTCTGGCGTTCGGCGCCCGCGTGGTGGGCCTGGAACTGGCGAAAATGATTGTTGAAGCCTGGCTTCATGCTGAATTTGAAGGCGGACGTCACCAGGGGAGAATTGATGCGATAACCGCGCTTGAACAGACGAGGATTTGA
- the phnN gene encoding ribose 1,5-bisphosphokinase, with product MPGKLIWLVGPSGSGKDSLLAELRQREHPQLLVAHRYITRPHQAGCENHIALSEHEFFTRAERNLFALSWHANNNYYGVGVEIDLWLHAGFDVVANGSRAHLAQARERYDDVLVPICLEVSPQVLRQRLEQRGRENAVEIAQRLDRAARYKPADCLTLNNDGSLGQSVDSFFHLLRSHTAREENQHA from the coding sequence ATGCCGGGAAAACTGATTTGGTTGGTCGGCCCATCCGGGTCGGGAAAAGATAGTCTGCTGGCCGAGCTACGCCAGCGCGAACATCCGCAACTGCTGGTTGCGCACCGTTATATCACCCGCCCGCACCAGGCGGGTTGCGAGAACCATATTGCGCTCAGCGAGCATGAGTTTTTCACCCGCGCCGAGCGTAATCTCTTCGCGCTAAGCTGGCATGCCAATAATAATTACTATGGCGTCGGCGTGGAGATCGATCTCTGGCTGCACGCCGGTTTCGACGTGGTCGCCAACGGCTCGCGCGCGCATCTGGCGCAGGCCCGGGAGCGCTATGACGACGTGCTGGTGCCAATTTGCCTTGAGGTTTCGCCGCAGGTGCTGCGCCAGCGGCTGGAGCAGCGCGGCCGGGAAAACGCCGTGGAAATCGCCCAGCGTCTGGATCGCGCCGCACGCTATAAACCGGCTGATTGCCTGACGTTGAATAACGACGGTAGCCTCGGGCAATCGGTCGATAGCTTCTTTCACTTGCTGCGTAGCCATACCGCGCGCGAAGAGAATCAACATGCCTGA